One window of the Gordonia westfalica genome contains the following:
- a CDS encoding nucleobase:cation symporter-2 family protein produces the protein MSVLDVLKNGKSGARPVDEIPPFVKLFPLGLQHVLAMYAGAVAVPLIVGGAMVGAGQLEQGDIVHLIMADLFVAGIATILQAVGFWRFGVRLPLMQGVTFAAVGPMITIGTSYGITAIYGSVIACGLFMIAAAPIVGRLIRFFPPLVTGTIILIIGVSLMRVAAGWFGGGTASGPDFGDPKNIGFGFLTLAIIVAIERFAPDAVRRVSILLGLAIGTLVSIPFGMTHWDNVGEYPWVGVPQPFQFGAPTFEVSAIISLIIVGVVIMTETTGDIVAVGEIVDEKITPRRLADGMRADGLGTVLGGVFNTFPYTAFAQNVGLVAITGVRTRHVATCAGVILVVLGLLPKMAAVVEGIPLPVLGGAGVALFGMVAASGIRTLTKVRFNNVNVLVVAISVGVAMLTEAKIYYTDRSLGDAPVNVVLDMYSQFPDWFQTIFHSGISAGAITAILLNLLLNTRSVSADPVDYHNTGDITVVGEPTVSASDGVRAPAFDPRDALAAADPDTPPETLRYLADHDPSLHQFIVTNPSTPKDLCDHIKSLGDPKVMRVFETWDGYTDGGFSRRGS, from the coding sequence ATGTCGGTCCTCGATGTCCTCAAGAACGGTAAGTCCGGCGCGCGTCCGGTCGACGAGATCCCGCCCTTCGTCAAACTCTTCCCGCTGGGCTTGCAGCACGTGCTCGCGATGTACGCGGGTGCGGTCGCGGTCCCGCTGATCGTCGGCGGCGCCATGGTGGGCGCCGGGCAGCTCGAGCAGGGCGACATCGTCCACCTGATCATGGCCGACCTGTTCGTCGCCGGCATCGCCACGATCCTGCAGGCCGTCGGGTTCTGGCGGTTCGGTGTCCGACTCCCGCTGATGCAGGGCGTCACCTTCGCGGCCGTGGGCCCGATGATCACCATCGGCACCAGCTACGGCATCACCGCGATCTACGGCTCGGTGATCGCCTGCGGCCTGTTCATGATCGCGGCCGCACCGATCGTCGGCCGACTGATCCGATTCTTCCCGCCGCTGGTCACCGGCACGATCATCCTCATCATCGGCGTCTCACTGATGCGCGTGGCGGCCGGCTGGTTCGGCGGCGGAACCGCGTCCGGGCCCGACTTCGGCGACCCGAAGAACATCGGCTTCGGCTTCCTCACGCTGGCGATCATCGTGGCGATCGAACGTTTCGCGCCCGACGCCGTCCGCCGGGTCTCGATCCTTCTCGGCCTGGCCATCGGCACGCTGGTCTCCATCCCGTTCGGGATGACCCACTGGGACAACGTCGGCGAGTACCCGTGGGTCGGGGTCCCCCAGCCGTTCCAGTTCGGCGCACCGACCTTCGAGGTCAGCGCGATCATCTCGCTGATCATCGTCGGCGTGGTGATCATGACCGAGACGACCGGCGACATCGTCGCGGTCGGTGAGATCGTCGACGAGAAGATCACCCCGCGTCGGCTCGCCGACGGTATGCGCGCCGACGGCCTCGGCACCGTACTCGGCGGCGTCTTCAACACCTTCCCGTACACGGCCTTCGCCCAGAACGTCGGGCTCGTCGCGATCACCGGTGTTCGCACGCGCCACGTCGCCACGTGTGCCGGCGTGATCCTGGTGGTCCTCGGCCTGCTGCCGAAGATGGCGGCGGTCGTCGAGGGCATCCCGCTCCCGGTGCTCGGCGGCGCCGGGGTGGCGCTGTTCGGCATGGTCGCGGCCAGCGGCATCCGGACGCTCACCAAGGTGAGGTTCAACAACGTCAACGTGCTCGTCGTCGCCATCTCGGTGGGCGTCGCGATGCTGACCGAGGCGAAGATCTACTACACCGATCGCTCATTGGGCGACGCCCCGGTCAACGTCGTGCTCGACATGTACTCGCAGTTCCCCGACTGGTTCCAGACCATCTTCCACTCGGGCATCTCGGCCGGTGCCATCACCGCGATCCTGCTGAACCTGCTGCTCAACACGCGCAGCGTGTCCGCCGACCCGGTCGACTACCACAACACCGGCGACATCACGGTCGTCGGCGAACCCACGGTGTCCGCCTCCGACGGCGTGCGCGCACCCGCGTTCGACCCGCGGGACGCCCTCGCGGCCGCGGACCCCGACACCCCGCCGGAGACCCTGCGGTACCTGGCCGACCACGACCCGTCACTGCATCAGTTCATCGTCACCAATCCGTCGACGCCGAAGGACCTGTGCGACCACATCAAGAGCCTCGGCGACCCGAAGGTGATGCGGGTCTTCGAGACCTGGGACGGCTACACCGACGGCGGGTTCTCGCGGCGCGGTTCGTGA
- a CDS encoding VOC family protein, whose protein sequence is MEVLSSRVLLLSADPERLQAFYRDRLGLPIHREYPGGIVFFAGNGLIEISSHMKSDADSSSNAVLWLQVRDAEATEKQFRDRGVTVTREPRTEPWGLIEMHAQDPDGRAIIVVQIPDDHPLRKDTR, encoded by the coding sequence ATGGAGGTCTTGTCCAGCCGGGTGCTCCTGCTCTCGGCAGATCCGGAACGTCTACAGGCCTTCTACCGTGACCGGTTGGGTCTCCCCATCCATCGCGAATACCCCGGCGGCATCGTGTTCTTCGCCGGCAACGGACTCATCGAGATCTCGTCGCACATGAAGTCCGACGCCGACTCGTCGAGCAATGCGGTGCTCTGGTTGCAGGTCCGCGACGCCGAGGCCACCGAGAAGCAGTTCCGCGACCGCGGTGTGACGGTCACGCGCGAGCCGCGGACCGAACCGTGGGGTCTGATCGAGATGCATGCCCAGGACCCCGACGGACGGGCGATCATCGTCGTGCAGATCCCCGACGATCACCCGCTGCGCAAGGACACCCGGTAG
- a CDS encoding PH domain-containing protein, with protein sequence MTQPEPQSAPVPPTSSAPGLRIDAPDEWHRLSPWMMAVTVVESLPSLVPVLIALVFAGQSAPLITLLATVVLVPLVTVIPWLTTFYQVTAEHVRVRSGLVTKKVATARRDRIRSVDLTASLVHRVLNLQRVTIGTGGDEQASQVKLRAVTLPEARALHDNLMPTAGARPSAAVSDPASETPTAAPEVLTRFQNAWLRFSPFSMGGLAIAAAICGIGLQIANDAGMFDEGVGLARDAFHSLRSIPLALVIAVVVVVVVLVGAVLSVLGYVLSYWDFQLTRHGDGTLRTERGLLTTSAISFDEKRIRGSHLTEPVLMRPLKGARLQAIATGATKHPLLLPPAPIDEAMRVADLVTHERSELTASLTGHGRVAYIRRLNRGFLTGLAILVGITIPAVAGAIPLGWIAAGVLALAGSIGLGVVRARHLGHRVTARSVVIAPPSVARQRIVVDRDGVIGWASRSSFFQRRAGVSTLILATAAGSEHYSLVDVDDATAAAITADVTPDWVAPFLRS encoded by the coding sequence ATGACGCAACCTGAGCCGCAATCCGCTCCCGTGCCGCCGACCAGTAGTGCGCCGGGGCTGCGCATCGACGCGCCCGACGAGTGGCACCGCCTGTCGCCGTGGATGATGGCGGTGACCGTCGTCGAATCACTCCCCTCGCTGGTACCGGTCCTGATCGCGCTCGTGTTCGCCGGTCAGAGCGCACCTCTGATCACTCTCCTGGCCACCGTCGTGCTCGTGCCGCTGGTGACGGTGATTCCCTGGCTGACGACCTTCTACCAGGTCACCGCCGAACACGTCCGGGTCCGTAGCGGACTCGTCACCAAGAAGGTGGCCACCGCCCGCCGCGACCGCATCCGCAGCGTCGACCTCACCGCGTCCCTCGTCCACCGGGTGCTGAACCTGCAGAGGGTCACCATCGGCACCGGCGGCGACGAACAGGCGTCACAGGTCAAACTCCGCGCCGTCACCCTCCCCGAAGCGCGGGCACTGCACGACAATCTGATGCCGACCGCGGGCGCGCGACCCTCCGCAGCGGTGTCGGACCCGGCCTCCGAAACACCCACCGCGGCACCCGAGGTGCTGACACGTTTCCAGAACGCCTGGCTGCGTTTCTCCCCGTTCTCGATGGGCGGTCTCGCGATCGCCGCGGCGATCTGCGGCATCGGCCTCCAGATCGCCAACGACGCAGGCATGTTCGACGAGGGCGTCGGGCTGGCACGCGACGCCTTCCACAGCCTGCGGTCCATCCCCCTCGCGCTGGTCATCGCGGTGGTCGTGGTCGTGGTGGTTCTCGTCGGCGCCGTCCTGTCCGTGCTGGGATATGTGCTCAGCTACTGGGATTTCCAGCTCACCCGGCACGGCGACGGCACGCTGCGCACCGAACGCGGACTCCTCACCACCAGCGCGATCAGCTTCGACGAGAAGCGCATCCGCGGCAGCCATCTCACCGAACCCGTCCTGATGCGACCGCTGAAAGGCGCTCGCTTGCAAGCGATCGCCACCGGCGCGACCAAACATCCGCTGCTGCTCCCCCCGGCGCCGATCGACGAGGCCATGCGGGTCGCCGACCTGGTCACCCATGAGCGCTCCGAACTCACCGCGTCGCTGACCGGGCACGGCCGTGTGGCCTACATCCGGCGCCTCAACCGGGGATTCCTCACCGGCCTGGCCATTCTCGTCGGGATCACGATCCCAGCCGTCGCGGGTGCCATCCCGCTCGGCTGGATCGCGGCGGGCGTGCTCGCGCTCGCCGGATCAATCGGCCTCGGTGTCGTCCGCGCACGTCACCTCGGGCACCGTGTCACCGCCCGGTCGGTGGTCATCGCACCCCCGAGCGTCGCCCGGCAGCGGATCGTCGTCGACCGCGACGGCGTCATCGGCTGGGCGAGCAGGTCGTCGTTCTTCCAGCGCCGCGCCGGGGTCAGCACGCTGATCCTCGCGACGGCCGCCGGTTCCGAGCACTACTCGCTGGTCGACGTCGACGATGCGACCGCCGCGGCGATCACCGCCGACGTGACGCCCGACTGGGTGGCGCCTTTCCTCCGCTCCTGA
- the aroA gene encoding 3-phosphoshikimate 1-carboxyvinyltransferase, which translates to MSSWNAPTSASGLDATVELPGSKSITNRALVLAALADGPSTLRGTLRSRDTNLMLGALEALGVQVRVDPAAETTVSLAPGPLHAADIDCGLAGTVMRFLPPLGALASGRVRFDGDPQARVRPQTTILDALRGLGVAIEGDRLPFTIDGTGRVRGGEVTIDASGSSQFVSGLLLSAARFDEGLVIRHVGPPVPSTPHIDMTVEMLATAGVEVDTSEPDVWRVSPGPILAVDWTVEPDLSNAAAFLAAAAVTGGTVRVPYWPAVTTQPGARIADVLAAMGCTVEHLDGTLTVRGPEVLKGVNLDLRDIGELTPTIAALCALADGESELSGIAHLRGHETNRLAALTTEITRLGGICSETEDGLRITGTALHGGTWESYADHRMATAGAIVGLVTPDVVVDDIETTSKTLPDFPGMWQRMIGRP; encoded by the coding sequence ATGAGTTCCTGGAACGCGCCCACCAGCGCAAGCGGTCTGGATGCCACCGTCGAGCTGCCCGGTTCCAAGTCCATCACCAATCGTGCGCTGGTCCTCGCCGCGCTCGCCGACGGCCCGTCGACCCTCCGCGGAACCCTCCGCAGCCGAGACACCAACCTCATGCTGGGCGCGCTGGAGGCGCTCGGTGTCCAGGTCCGCGTGGACCCGGCGGCGGAGACCACCGTCTCCCTGGCACCCGGGCCCCTGCACGCCGCCGACATCGACTGCGGCCTCGCGGGAACGGTCATGCGGTTCCTCCCGCCACTGGGCGCACTGGCGTCCGGCCGGGTGCGGTTCGACGGTGATCCGCAGGCCCGCGTGCGCCCGCAGACCACGATCCTCGACGCCCTGCGGGGACTCGGGGTCGCGATCGAGGGCGACCGCTTGCCCTTCACCATCGACGGCACCGGCCGGGTGCGTGGCGGCGAGGTCACGATCGACGCGTCCGGGTCGTCGCAGTTCGTGTCGGGTCTGCTGCTGTCGGCGGCCCGGTTCGACGAGGGCCTGGTCATCCGCCACGTCGGGCCGCCCGTCCCGTCGACACCGCACATCGACATGACCGTCGAGATGCTGGCGACCGCAGGCGTCGAGGTCGACACCTCCGAACCCGACGTCTGGCGTGTCTCCCCCGGCCCGATCCTCGCCGTCGACTGGACCGTCGAACCCGACCTGTCGAACGCCGCGGCATTCCTGGCGGCCGCCGCGGTCACCGGCGGCACGGTGCGCGTGCCGTACTGGCCCGCCGTCACCACGCAGCCCGGCGCGCGCATCGCCGACGTCCTCGCCGCGATGGGATGCACCGTCGAGCATCTGGACGGCACGCTGACCGTCCGCGGGCCCGAGGTACTGAAGGGCGTGAACCTCGACCTGCGCGACATCGGTGAACTGACCCCGACGATCGCCGCCCTGTGCGCACTCGCCGACGGCGAATCCGAACTGAGCGGCATCGCTCACCTGCGCGGCCACGAGACCAACCGCCTGGCCGCTCTCACCACCGAGATCACCCGACTCGGCGGGATCTGCAGCGAGACCGAGGACGGACTCCGGATCACCGGCACCGCCCTGCACGGCGGGACCTGGGAGTCCTACGCCGATCACCGGATGGCCACCGCCGGCGCGATCGTCGGACTCGTGACCCCCGACGTCGTGGTCGACGACATCGAGACGACGAGCAAGACCCTGCCCGACTTCCCCGGTATGTGGCAGCGGATGATCGGGCGCCCTTGA
- a CDS encoding fatty acid desaturase family protein, whose product MAITDINEYAHLTDADVEALGAELDALRREIEADRGLRDVKYLRRTIQAHRALEVAGRVALLGSRSRPLWLLGTGALALSKIIENMELGHNVMHGQWDWMNDPEVHSTTWEWDMVCASPHWKHSHNYIHHKYTNVVGMDHDVGYKILRVTRDEPWEPRRLFQPFFNVMLAATFEWGIGLHDLGLKEVIQGEKPKEVAIPQIKEFGRKIAKQVAKDYVLFPALTGPNFKHTLTANLTANLIRNLWAYVVIFCGHFPDGAEKFTVESLENETQGQWYLRQMLGTANFDAGPAMAFLSGNLCYQIEHHIYPDLPSNRYADIAERVRALCDKYDLPYTTGSLAKQYSQTLRTINKLALPDQLLRATSDDAPETASEKRFAGMPRATGLKTAIRELRARRRRR is encoded by the coding sequence ATGGCCATCACTGACATCAACGAGTACGCGCACCTCACCGACGCCGATGTGGAGGCGCTGGGTGCCGAACTCGATGCCCTCCGCCGCGAGATCGAGGCGGATCGGGGCTTGCGCGACGTCAAATACCTCCGTCGCACGATTCAGGCGCACCGCGCCCTCGAGGTCGCCGGCCGCGTGGCGCTGCTCGGCAGCCGGTCCCGGCCGCTCTGGCTCCTCGGCACCGGCGCGCTCGCGCTGTCGAAGATCATCGAGAACATGGAGCTCGGGCACAATGTGATGCACGGGCAGTGGGACTGGATGAACGACCCGGAGGTCCACTCGACCACCTGGGAATGGGACATGGTGTGCGCCTCGCCGCACTGGAAGCACTCCCACAACTACATCCATCACAAGTACACGAACGTCGTCGGCATGGACCACGACGTGGGTTACAAGATCCTGCGCGTCACCCGCGACGAGCCGTGGGAGCCGCGGCGGCTCTTCCAGCCCTTCTTCAACGTGATGCTGGCGGCGACCTTCGAGTGGGGTATCGGCCTGCACGACCTCGGTCTCAAAGAGGTCATCCAGGGGGAGAAGCCCAAAGAAGTCGCGATCCCGCAGATCAAGGAGTTCGGCCGCAAGATCGCCAAGCAGGTCGCGAAGGACTACGTCCTGTTCCCGGCGCTCACCGGACCCAATTTCAAGCACACGCTGACGGCCAACCTCACCGCCAACCTGATCCGCAACCTCTGGGCCTATGTGGTGATCTTCTGCGGCCATTTCCCGGACGGCGCAGAGAAATTCACGGTCGAGTCCCTCGAGAACGAGACGCAGGGGCAGTGGTACCTGCGGCAGATGCTCGGCACCGCGAACTTCGACGCGGGTCCCGCGATGGCGTTCCTCAGCGGCAATCTCTGCTACCAGATCGAGCACCACATCTACCCCGATCTGCCGAGCAACCGCTATGCCGACATCGCCGAGCGGGTGCGGGCGCTCTGCGACAAGTACGACCTGCCCTACACCACCGGTTCGCTCGCGAAGCAGTACTCCCAGACGCTGCGCACGATCAACAAGCTGGCGCTGCCCGATCAGCTCCTGCGGGCGACCTCGGACGATGCGCCGGAAACGGCGTCGGAGAAGCGGTTCGCCGGGATGCCCCGCGCGACCGGCCTCAAGACAGCGATTCGGGAGCTTCGGGCGCGGCGTCGTCGGCGCTGA
- a CDS encoding hydroxysqualene dehydroxylase, whose product MSDDQQSSVSTSGDGTAREGFSRRTVLRGSAAAAVLAGTATALPHTYVPSAQAVPRTGSGRGRDVAIFGGGMAGLSAAHELVERGFAVTVYEPAYLGGKARSHDVPGTASGGRLALPGEHGFRFFPSCYQHVPEMMERIPVGRSNVRERHLISVESAMIAFDESGYAPTTAPASILGFVDHAPEIVTLENLRNAMMTGLKFVVDVPLTELAFFVSRELVMATSCNERRIGQWENQSWMQFVKAKGKSRAYQRYLVGALTRALVAAKPESASARTIGQIGLALTTAASGLIPQYESGLFHGDVDRILNRPTNHAWIDPWVAHLRSRGVRFVMGAGLAQLDVARRRITGARLTTGTTVESDWYVAAMPIDRLKPLLSPELVSADPSLAGIHQLQDDWMVGIQYFLSRRSELPPGHIAALGTPWALTGLYQAPPWKVDFSRKYGDGRVKDCLSIDISEWEKPGILYGKPAKQCTKQEIAREVWAQMSRAMNAGGRKVLRSADIVTWSLDPGITWSPTIANATPLMVNTAGSYANRPNAHTKIPNLFIGGDHVRSNIDLATMEGANESGRRVTNAIIAAADSPARNAALFPLWELPMLDPLKQIDRDRYRAGLPHILDV is encoded by the coding sequence ATGTCGGATGACCAGCAATCTTCGGTGAGCACGTCCGGTGACGGGACCGCCCGGGAGGGCTTCTCCCGCCGCACGGTCCTGCGGGGATCGGCAGCCGCGGCCGTGCTCGCCGGGACGGCGACGGCACTCCCGCACACATACGTTCCGTCGGCGCAGGCGGTGCCGCGCACCGGCTCCGGCCGCGGGCGTGATGTGGCGATCTTCGGCGGCGGGATGGCCGGACTGTCCGCGGCCCACGAGCTCGTCGAGCGCGGCTTCGCCGTCACCGTCTACGAACCCGCCTACCTCGGCGGCAAGGCCCGCAGCCACGACGTCCCCGGTACCGCGAGCGGCGGTCGTCTCGCGCTGCCCGGCGAGCACGGATTCCGCTTCTTCCCCAGCTGCTACCAGCACGTTCCGGAGATGATGGAACGAATCCCGGTAGGCCGCAGCAATGTTCGTGAGCGGCACCTGATCAGCGTCGAATCCGCGATGATCGCGTTCGACGAATCCGGTTATGCACCGACCACAGCACCTGCATCGATCCTGGGTTTCGTCGACCACGCACCCGAGATCGTCACCCTGGAGAATCTGCGCAACGCGATGATGACCGGGCTGAAGTTCGTCGTCGACGTCCCGCTGACCGAACTCGCCTTCTTCGTGTCGCGCGAACTGGTGATGGCCACCAGTTGCAACGAACGCCGGATCGGCCAGTGGGAGAACCAGTCCTGGATGCAGTTCGTGAAGGCCAAGGGCAAGTCCCGCGCCTACCAGCGCTACCTCGTCGGCGCCCTCACCCGCGCCCTGGTGGCTGCGAAGCCCGAGTCCGCGTCGGCCCGCACCATCGGCCAGATCGGCCTGGCCCTCACGACCGCCGCGAGCGGCCTGATCCCGCAGTACGAATCGGGTCTGTTCCACGGCGACGTCGACCGAATCCTGAACCGGCCCACCAATCATGCGTGGATCGATCCATGGGTGGCACACCTCCGGAGCCGAGGCGTCCGCTTCGTGATGGGCGCGGGTCTGGCGCAGCTCGACGTCGCCCGGCGGCGGATCACCGGCGCCCGCCTGACCACCGGAACCACGGTCGAATCCGACTGGTACGTCGCGGCGATGCCGATAGATCGGCTCAAGCCGCTGCTCTCCCCCGAGCTGGTCTCCGCGGATCCGTCGCTCGCGGGGATTCACCAGCTCCAGGACGACTGGATGGTGGGCATCCAGTACTTCCTGTCGAGGCGATCGGAGCTGCCACCCGGCCACATCGCTGCGCTCGGGACGCCGTGGGCGCTGACCGGCCTGTACCAAGCACCCCCGTGGAAGGTCGACTTCTCCCGCAAGTACGGCGACGGACGGGTGAAAGACTGCTTGTCCATTGACATCTCGGAATGGGAGAAGCCCGGGATCCTGTACGGCAAGCCGGCGAAGCAATGCACCAAACAGGAGATCGCCCGCGAGGTGTGGGCACAGATGAGCCGCGCGATGAACGCCGGCGGTCGAAAGGTCCTGCGTTCCGCGGACATCGTGACGTGGTCTCTCGATCCGGGGATCACGTGGTCGCCGACCATCGCCAACGCGACGCCGCTGATGGTCAACACCGCCGGGTCATATGCGAACCGCCCCAATGCCCACACCAAGATCCCGAACCTGTTCATCGGCGGCGACCACGTCCGCAGCAACATCGACCTCGCAACGATGGAGGGCGCCAACGAGTCCGGCCGGCGGGTGACCAATGCGATCATCGCCGCCGCCGACAGCCCCGCGAGGAATGCGGCGCTGTTCCCCCTGTGGGAACTGCCGATGCTCGACCCCCTCAAGCAGATCGACCGCGACCGCTACCGCGCCGGCCTCCCGCACATCCTCGACGTGTGA
- the rsgA gene encoding ribosome small subunit-dependent GTPase A: protein MSRRAASYDESDVRVRPGKGTRPRTKTRPTHDDAEQGMVVSVDRGRWGVVLDGDPDRRVVTMRARELGRTPIVVGDDVSVVGDLSGKPDTLARIVRVAERRSVLRRTADDSDPYERIVVANADQLLIVTAMADPPPRTGFVERALAAAYVGGLSPILCLTKSDLADPTEFTAAFADLDLPVIRAGRDDPLDEILATLRGRISAFIGHSGVGKSTLVNRLVPDAYRATGVVSGVGKGRHTSTQSVALPLPGDSIPRGWVVDTPGIRSFGLAHVGADDIVAAFDDLHDAIEECPRGCTHLGPPADPECKLDELEGHSYRRAMAVRHLLVAVGGGLSADDAAPEAPESLS from the coding sequence TTGAGCCGCCGGGCGGCCAGCTACGACGAATCCGACGTCCGGGTTCGTCCCGGCAAGGGCACCCGTCCGCGCACCAAGACCCGGCCGACGCACGACGACGCCGAGCAGGGCATGGTGGTCTCGGTGGACCGCGGCCGGTGGGGCGTCGTCCTCGACGGCGATCCGGACCGCCGCGTCGTGACGATGCGGGCGCGTGAGCTGGGCCGGACCCCCATCGTCGTCGGTGACGACGTGTCGGTGGTCGGTGATCTCTCCGGGAAGCCCGACACCCTGGCTCGGATCGTGCGGGTGGCCGAGCGTCGAAGTGTGTTGCGCCGCACCGCAGACGACTCCGACCCGTACGAGCGGATCGTGGTCGCCAACGCCGACCAGCTGTTGATCGTGACCGCGATGGCCGATCCGCCGCCGCGCACGGGATTCGTCGAGCGGGCTCTGGCGGCAGCCTACGTCGGCGGGCTCTCCCCCATCCTGTGCCTGACCAAATCCGACCTCGCCGACCCGACCGAATTCACCGCCGCCTTCGCCGATCTCGACCTTCCGGTCATCCGCGCCGGGCGCGACGATCCGCTCGACGAGATCCTCGCGACGCTCCGCGGACGCATCTCCGCGTTCATCGGGCATTCCGGCGTCGGCAAGTCGACGCTCGTGAATCGTCTTGTGCCCGACGCCTATCGAGCAACCGGAGTGGTGTCCGGGGTGGGCAAGGGGCGGCACACCTCGACCCAGTCGGTAGCGCTGCCACTACCCGGCGACAGCATCCCGCGCGGTTGGGTCGTCGACACCCCGGGTATCCGGTCGTTCGGACTCGCCCACGTCGGAGCCGACGACATCGTCGCCGCCTTCGACGATCTGCACGATGCCATCGAGGAATGCCCCAGGGGCTGTACACATCTCGGCCCGCCGGCGGACCCGGAGTGCAAACTCGACGAACTCGAGGGACACTCCTACCGCCGCGCGATGGCCGTGCGGCACCTACTCGTCGCCGTCGGCGGCGGACTCAGCGCCGACGACGCCGCGCCCGAAGCTCCCGAATCGCTGTCTTGA
- a CDS encoding NUDIX domain-containing protein, translating into MTVSKTRRSAGILLFRRAGPVGVEVLIAHPGGPIWARKPDEGSWSIPKGLLDPDESEWDAARREYAEEIGSPVPDGPPIELGEVKLKSGKVVIGFGVEGDLDVTTVVSNTFEMAWPPRSGRMQSFPEIDRAEWFDPETAKKKLNPAQAAFVDRLLEALSSNDFR; encoded by the coding sequence GTGACCGTTTCCAAGACTCGACGCAGCGCGGGGATTCTGCTGTTCCGACGCGCCGGCCCGGTCGGCGTCGAAGTGCTCATCGCCCACCCCGGCGGCCCGATCTGGGCGCGCAAGCCCGACGAGGGGTCGTGGTCGATTCCGAAGGGCCTGCTCGATCCCGACGAGTCGGAGTGGGATGCAGCGCGGCGGGAGTACGCCGAGGAGATCGGCAGCCCGGTGCCCGACGGTCCGCCGATCGAGCTCGGCGAGGTGAAACTCAAGAGCGGCAAGGTGGTGATCGGGTTCGGCGTCGAGGGCGATCTCGACGTGACGACCGTCGTCAGCAACACCTTCGAGATGGCGTGGCCGCCGCGGTCCGGGCGAATGCAGTCGTTCCCGGAGATCGATCGTGCCGAGTGGTTCGACCCGGAAACCGCGAAGAAGAAGCTCAATCCGGCGCAGGCGGCGTTCGTCGACCGGTTGCTCGAGGCGCTGTCCAGCAACGACTTTCGGTAG
- a CDS encoding TetR/AcrR family transcriptional regulator, which produces MTTPPGAARPAVQQRSGVTRTRILDAAIRVLVDRGYSGASTVAIQNEAGVSRGRLLHHYPSRDALLMAAVGHLARTRIKELPSRVDWPDDPIARISLATDVGWSTFHQPYFVASMELWVAARTNENLRTALLPTEREIGKTVREAVAGFLGPELTSSPRYADLYPILFTSMRGAATTYLIDRRDPATDPHLPLWKDMIREYLLEK; this is translated from the coding sequence GTGACCACCCCGCCCGGTGCCGCGCGTCCCGCCGTCCAACAACGCAGTGGCGTGACCCGCACCCGCATTCTCGACGCGGCGATCCGCGTGCTCGTCGACCGCGGCTACTCCGGTGCCAGCACGGTCGCCATCCAGAACGAGGCCGGGGTGAGCCGCGGCCGACTGCTGCACCACTACCCGTCCCGGGATGCTCTGCTGATGGCCGCCGTCGGACACCTCGCCCGCACCAGGATCAAGGAACTCCCCAGCCGCGTCGACTGGCCCGACGACCCTATCGCCCGCATCTCCCTCGCCACCGACGTCGGGTGGTCGACGTTCCACCAGCCGTACTTCGTGGCGTCGATGGAACTGTGGGTCGCCGCCCGCACCAATGAGAACCTGCGCACCGCGCTGTTGCCCACCGAACGCGAGATCGGCAAGACGGTGCGCGAGGCGGTCGCCGGTTTCCTCGGGCCGGAGCTGACGTCGTCGCCGCGGTACGCAGACCTCTACCCGATCCTGTTCACCAGCATGCGCGGTGCGGCGACCACCTACCTCATCGACCGCCGCGACCCCGCCACCGATCCGCACCTCCCGCTGTGGAAGGACATGATCCGGGAGTACCTGCTGGAGAAGTGA
- a CDS encoding PH domain-containing protein produces MESAPAPDNPLHPTLREPVNQVDPRAKTLWRIGPLILGVPATIAAIVVAVVVADARWAAALAAVALAALTVFFTTVVPLWRYRFHRWEVSEDAVYAQSGWFVRHRVIIPIARIQVVDTEAGPLEQMLKLAKLTVTTASSAGTIHIEGLDAELARATASDLTIRTQAFTDDAT; encoded by the coding sequence ATGGAATCCGCACCCGCCCCTGACAATCCGCTGCACCCCACCCTGCGTGAGCCGGTCAACCAGGTCGATCCGCGCGCCAAGACGCTGTGGCGCATCGGACCGCTGATCCTGGGCGTGCCGGCCACCATCGCGGCGATCGTGGTCGCGGTCGTCGTCGCCGACGCACGGTGGGCCGCAGCGCTCGCCGCGGTCGCCCTCGCGGCGCTGACCGTTTTCTTCACGACCGTCGTCCCGTTGTGGCGGTATCGCTTTCACCGCTGGGAGGTCAGCGAGGATGCCGTGTACGCGCAGTCGGGTTGGTTCGTCCGGCACCGGGTGATCATCCCGATCGCGCGCATCCAGGTCGTCGACACCGAGGCCGGCCCCCTCGAACAGATGCTGAAGCTGGCGAAACTCACCGTGACCACCGCGTCGTCGGCGGGCACGATCCACATCGAAGGTCTCGACGCCGAACTGGCCCGAGCGACCGCGTCGGACCTGACCATCCGCACCCAGGCGTTCACCGATGACGCAACCTGA